The DNA window GAGAGACAAAAGCACTTCCCCAGTCATCTCCCAGCAGGTTAAGGTTTTCGAAATAATTCACATTGTCTATTTTTGATTTAGCAACCAGCCTGACTCCTGGAATGCCGGATTGAGCAGGGAATGATGAACCCATTTCTTCCTCCTTATATTAGCAAGCCTTCAAGAATAAAGCTGACGCTGTCAGCCTGGCCAGTCTTAACCCGTATTGTTTCCCCGGCTCCCATATTCACAGTAATCTCGTGTGGAGGGCCAGGATCGACCGGTACATTGAAACATTGCCAGTCGGCCACGAGGGCCGGGTTATCCCCATGGCCAGCCGCACACCTTGCTATGCTGTATTCAACCGATTCCCCGGCCTGGTTGCAGACAGACACTCTGCCTTGAAAAAACCTGCCAGCCGGGCAGGCATAGAGTTGCACTTCTACTGTTGATGAGGGTCTTAATGCCGCAACCCGTCCGTATTGGTCAGCCATAAATCCTCCTTTAAGACTTAAGGACTACATTGTGTTTGTGTAGAAGAAGGCTCTTCGAAGCCCGGCCTTCACAGTTTCGGCAAGCACCTCTGTGATGCTGTCCACATATTGCCTGGATGCCATGACAACAGATGGTTCTATAGTCAGTGTGATAGCTGATGTATTCTCAACTGCGAGCGGCAGCCTGATGTAGAGATCCTGGCCAGCTCCATCCGCAAGTACAGGTTTTTCTGTGGGCGGATAGTTGGAAACTGCCACAAGATCTCCGGCAGAATCAAAGAGACCGACTTCCCTTATCCACCATCCGCCAACATCCAAAGGAATCTTACCCTCAATGGTAATCCAGTTTGGATTTTCCTCTGACAGGGCGATTCTGTTGACCTCACCACGCCATACTTCGTGCGCCAGGCTTGTCATCCCCTCCCATGGTTCGACAAACAGTCCATTCCCGTCTCCTACAGCCATGTGGGTTATTTCAATACCAACACCGTCGACCAGTGCCTGTGCATACTTGGCCAAGCCTATGCTTGTCATGATCGAAAAATATTTTTGCATTAAACCTCCTAAGTAGATTCCTTCGGATATATGATGGTGTCAGAGCCTGTATGTATTGCTGCGGAAGACATTAAAACCACTGGCTCAAGTGTTATTTCCGTGGCAATCATTGGATAAACCGTCGTCACAGCTCCAGTCACTGGCCCTGTGTATCCGATCCACAAAGGAGCAGTTTCAAGATGCAGAACCAGTTCATAACCAGCCAGCTTTGATCGCGCCGGTTTCACCTCATTGATGGCCCAGGTCATTGTGGGCAGCTTGGTGAGCATGTCACCCTGGATATTATTGATCCTCACCCGGAATTCAGCCCAGCGTACCGGATCAATATCCCTGAGATTGATGATCTCCACGGTGTCTATGCCGCAGGCGTCCGCGACTATGCGCCTGACTCCGCTTTCCCTGCCGCCAAGAACGTACCAGTGCCAGGCCAGCCTTACCCGGCTGTAATACTGATCATCTGTTTCATAAGCGGCGCGAACAATCCCCCTCGATGCCGCGAACCCCTCAAGATTCTCTTCCTCGCACCTGTCAGGCAGAAACTGATCACGAATCCAGAGCACAGACGCCCTTGCTGTATCCAGAACATCAGCAGCCCCTTGGGCAACAGTGGCCAGAGGCCCAGGACGCCAGATCAGCGCATATTTCAAACCGTTTTTGAAATAATCCCAGAATATACTCATCAGGCTTCAGCCCATTTCCAGGTTAAATCCAGTGATTCAAGCACTCCGAGTCCGTCATCAGGGATACCGATGTCAGACACCGGAGATGCCCAGTTTACCTTTTTGATATTTGATCCAGTTCCGAGAACCAGAAAGGTCAATAAATCCCTTGTCACATCCTGACCTATTTCAAGCGGAGCAACTCCGCTGACAACAGTTCCTGAAAACAGCGCCCTGATTCTGTTTTCAACAGCAAGCCTAATCTCCGCAGGATTACCTCCTGTCAGCTCAAGTTCTCCGGTAATCGAGATGTTTGCTGACAACGGCCCTTTGACCATTACATCATCGTTGATTGGCTTTTTTTCATTAACTACAGTATTCACAGCCGCTACCAACTCTGCGGTCGGCAACCCTGCCGCGCCTCTGATCACCACATCAACCGTGCCCTGGCCCCTTGGATGGTTATCCATGATCCTTACTCCAGTCACTCCGGCCACAGACCTTGCCCAAGATTCATAAGCGTATTTGGTGCAGCCGTTTATCGCAGACCAGGCAAGTTGATACCTGAGCCTGAGACTGTCATCATCTTCTTCGTCTATGGCTTCTGATGTAAGCCACCCGGCCCGGTTAATCACTCCGTCAATTCCAGGAATAACAGAGGCCATCTCCCTTATCTGGCCCGCTGTTACATTGCCAGCGCAGCCATAGGATTCTGATTCGACAGCGACAAGTGTTTCTATTTCTCCATCCTGTAAAACCACGTCGGCCAATGTAACAAACCGATAAACATTGCCGAGTCCGTCTGGCGGTGTCCTGATAACGCTGCCAGCATTTATGGGGATATTGCCTGTATTTCCGTTTCTGTAGAAAATTACACTTCCCCTGG is part of the Desulforegula conservatrix Mb1Pa genome and encodes:
- a CDS encoding phage tail protein, with protein sequence MQKYFSIMTSIGLAKYAQALVDGVGIEITHMAVGDGNGLFVEPWEGMTSLAHEVWRGEVNRIALSEENPNWITIEGKIPLDVGGWWIREVGLFDSAGDLVAVSNYPPTEKPVLADGAGQDLYIRLPLAVENTSAITLTIEPSVVMASRQYVDSITEVLAETVKAGLRRAFFYTNTM
- a CDS encoding baseplate J/gp47 family protein, translating into MPIEYKKPGVIKTLENIRGSLFERIEAVQAAGDLPQPLNLNRGPVRGLIELWAWGLYQLYQFLDFVLKQAFPLTATGLWLDLHCGQVEVSRKKATKARGSVIFYRNGNTGNIPINAGSVIRTPPDGLGNVYRFVTLADVVLQDGEIETLVAVESESYGCAGNVTAGQIREMASVIPGIDGVINRAGWLTSEAIDEEDDDSLRLRYQLAWSAINGCTKYAYESWARSVAGVTGVRIMDNHPRGQGTVDVVIRGAAGLPTAELVAAVNTVVNEKKPINDDVMVKGPLSANISITGELELTGGNPAEIRLAVENRIRALFSGTVVSGVAPLEIGQDVTRDLLTFLVLGTGSNIKKVNWASPVSDIGIPDDGLGVLESLDLTWKWAEA
- a CDS encoding phage tail protein, with amino-acid sequence MSIFWDYFKNGLKYALIWRPGPLATVAQGAADVLDTARASVLWIRDQFLPDRCEEENLEGFAASRGIVRAAYETDDQYYSRVRLAWHWYVLGGRESGVRRIVADACGIDTVEIINLRDIDPVRWAEFRVRINNIQGDMLTKLPTMTWAINEVKPARSKLAGYELVLHLETAPLWIGYTGPVTGAVTTVYPMIATEITLEPVVLMSSAAIHTGSDTIIYPKEST